One segment of Castanea sativa cultivar Marrone di Chiusa Pesio chromosome 3, ASM4071231v1 DNA contains the following:
- the LOC142626845 gene encoding xylan glycosyltransferase MUCI21-like, whose protein sequence is MKKRDSTCLAIVVIFLVFQLYLYLSPVSRMNVSRSTKTIQGRKHRLPKSINKRETLTPPFPQSTQAKEINCDRTHNFYDICSINGPTVLDPTTSTFFLMDPTISSPQKPMVEKLRPYPRKWESFTMPRVKEVALISGPSSPKCKIQHKAPALVFSAGGYTGNFFHDFNDGFIPLFITVNSVHPNQDVVLVISKARDWWVSKYTEIIHTFSKFPIIDLDNDNTTHCFPSASVGMISHGFMTIDPKLTPNSITFTHFRAFLDKAYGQNQTQNQNYPSKFKHSKSRPILVLASRSVGVGRVLLNQNEVKLEAEKIGFNVTVFQPKTTTPLKESYALINSSHAMIGIHGAALTHSLFLRPGSVFVQVVPLGAEWVSQVCFEKSAKDMGLVYMEYRIKAEESSLIEKYDKDDMMIKDPVAYRGKSWSPEVMSIYLKEQNVKLDLVRFREYLKDMYKEAKKFMDKEG, encoded by the exons ATGAAGAAGAGAGATTCAACATGCCTTGCAATAGTAGtcatttttttggtatttcagCTTTACTTATATTTATCACCGGTATCGAGAATGAATGTGTCACGTTCAACCAAGACCATTCAAG GTAGAAAACACAGGTTACCCAAATCAATCAACAAGAGGGAAACACTCACTCCACCATTTCCACAATCCACTCAAGCAAAAGAAATCAATTGTGACCGTACTCACAATTTCTATGACATCTGTTCAATCAATGGCCCAACAGTCCTAGACCCCACTACTTCAACATTCTTTCTAATGGACCCTACCATCTCTTCCCCACAAAAGCCCATGGTAGAAAAATTGAGGCCCTATCCACGCAAATGGGAGAGTTTCACAATGCCTAGAGTCAAGGAGGTCGCCCTCATCTCAGGCCcatcaagcccaaaatgtaaaaTCCAACACAAGGCCCCAGCCCTAGTATTCAGTGCGGGCGGGTACACCGGGAACTTCTTCCATGACTTCAATGATGGCTTCATCCCCCTCTTCATCACCGTCAATTCGGTCCATCCTAATCAAGATGTTGTTCTTGTGATATCGAAGGCTCGTGATTGGTGGGTTAGTAAGTATACAGAAATAATACATACTTTCAGTAAATTCCCTATTATAGATTTGGATAATGATAATACCACTCATTGTTTTCCTTCAGCCAGTGTGGGCATGATATCACATGGCTTTATGACTATAGACCCTAAATTAACACCAAACTCAATAACCTTCACACATTTTCGTGCCTTCCTAGACAAAGCATATGgccaaaaccaaacccaaaaccaaaactaTCCCTctaaatttaaacattcaaaGTCTAGGCCAATTCTAGTGTTGGCTAGTCGAAGTGTTGGTGTTGGTCGTGTACTCTTGAACCAAAATGAAGTAAAACTTGAAGCTGAAAAAATTGGTTTTAATGTGACTGTTTTCCAGCCAAAAACTACAACCCCTTTGAAGGAATCTTATGCATTAATAAATTCGAGTCATGCaatgattggaatacatggtGCAGCACTTACACATTCATTGTTTCTTCGACCTGGCTCTGTGTTTGTGCAAGTGGTGCCCCTTGGGGCTGAATGGGTGTCACAGGTTTGCTTTGAAAAATCAGCTAAGGATATGGGGTTAGTGTACATGGAGTACAGGATAAAAGCAGAGGAGAGCAGTTTGATAGAGAAATATGACAAGGATGACATGATGATAAAAGACCCAGTTGCTTATAGAGGAAAGAGTTGGTCCCCTGAGGTTATGAGCATATATTTGAAGGAACAAAATGTTAAGTTGGATTTGGTTAGGTTTAGGGAGTACTTGAAGGACATGTACAAGGAGGCCAAGAAATTCATGGACAAAGAGGGATAG